The following are encoded together in the Balneolales bacterium ANBcel1 genome:
- a CDS encoding rhomboid family intramembrane serine protease, producing the protein MAFSDPTLTIRKMTALLLLLLTVIITFMAWYAIPQWQYRGMLKPYEAWREGKWHQLVTSGFLHADGSHLLVNMFVFFFFGPTLEQEIGTGLFLPLYATALVASSLPTLIIERNNPRYASLGASGAVEAVLFGYIVMFPLNKIYIIFIPIGIPAIIFGGLFLLYSYFESRRRRDNVNHVAHIAGALYGAVYTLLLVPDAFSRFLGHFGF; encoded by the coding sequence TTGGCTTTTTCAGACCCAACTCTGACCATCCGGAAAATGACCGCACTGCTGCTTTTACTCCTTACTGTAATCATCACGTTTATGGCCTGGTATGCCATACCGCAGTGGCAGTACCGGGGAATGCTGAAACCGTATGAGGCGTGGCGCGAGGGGAAGTGGCACCAGCTTGTCACATCAGGGTTTCTCCACGCTGACGGGTCGCACCTGCTGGTAAATATGTTCGTTTTCTTCTTTTTCGGGCCCACCCTGGAGCAGGAGATCGGTACCGGGTTGTTCCTGCCGCTTTACGCAACCGCCCTTGTGGCTTCGAGTCTGCCGACCCTCATCATCGAGCGCAACAACCCGAGGTATGCCAGCCTTGGCGCATCCGGCGCAGTGGAAGCGGTACTGTTCGGGTACATTGTCATGTTTCCGCTCAACAAGATCTATATCATTTTTATCCCGATCGGTATACCGGCCATCATTTTCGGCGGTCTCTTTCTGCTTTACAGCTATTTTGAGTCACGTCGACGCCGCGATAATGTCAACCATGTTGCGCATATTGCGGGAGCGTTGTATGGCGCGGTCTACACCCTGTTGCTCGTACCGGACGCGTTTTCACGCTTTCTCGGGCACTTTGGTTTTTGA
- a CDS encoding AAA family ATPase: MQTQFDYITSLAKQYDEYASNDTHLYDALNQLSETELEKIYAEYVDPLQNFYPVNLLRAEIITRLLNGDKINGDTTEEIKNIIRSKDRSSLTHYSSELLDQMDQYTMGKRDMFANWQNPWNIYHTFFYRGTVKETTQKYLEQIVLKLIADLNLTDYISHVVDFQGPSNFGSTICWIALYPETRYSHKDAYQLFTRLAKKSDAGRMAGHALKKHEPNDLSIVNSYDDIRGKLKSIRENTITLNNQFRNYFKLSPGPQAFQWESFLNEGEAAISFIDADLNSFSTREEFLQASDTSSYGKNSAALSAWLFKQARINDLIFATQGVNTVVGIGIIDGDYYYQEDEAEYKHRRKVTWITDKLFQYKSRDFNNYRNLFKPDIFGPTRVWEYVLDSYIRLYPDLKEVFDKHDLPYHAPSSGPVKEPRPEDEPRENGNEELEELQSENFWWLNANPNIWSISDCEVGTVQTYTARNEKGNKRRIYKYFEAVQPSDLVIGYESSPVKQIIGLFQITKPLHSTEDEGEVIEFELIDKLNIPVQWVELLNNPALENCEVFKNNQGSLFKLSEDEFDIIREMMDNKNIVTVREEQKSKIRPYVYEQDPDKPFLSTSQFEKITRLLKRKKNIILQGPPGTGKTFLAKKLAYHIIGRIDDTSIEMVQFHQSYSYEDFIQGLRPSKKGGFILKNGVFYNFCQKAHAHPKRKFFFIIDEINRGNLSKIFGELLMLIEPDKRDKKHSLKLTYSDDDLDFFFVPENVHIIGTMNTADRSLAIVDYALRRRFSFINLVPVFDHNFKSLLKELGVSGNLINHICYRVQNLNHEISRDASLGAGFQIGHSYFCSYKPGQNESQWYTDVIDHEIKPMLEEIWFDDQQRVDKLVNNLLEGHENPN, translated from the coding sequence ATGCAAACACAATTTGATTATATCACTTCCCTGGCAAAGCAATATGACGAATACGCATCAAATGATACTCATCTATATGATGCCCTGAATCAGTTATCAGAAACCGAGCTTGAGAAAATTTACGCTGAGTATGTCGATCCACTACAAAACTTTTATCCTGTGAATCTGCTGAGGGCTGAAATAATCACAAGACTATTGAATGGCGATAAGATCAACGGGGATACAACAGAGGAAATAAAAAATATCATTCGTAGCAAGGACAGGTCTTCATTGACCCATTACAGCAGTGAGCTGCTTGATCAAATGGATCAGTATACTATGGGAAAGCGGGATATGTTTGCAAATTGGCAAAATCCCTGGAACATTTACCATACCTTTTTTTACAGAGGAACAGTAAAGGAGACAACGCAGAAGTATCTCGAGCAAATCGTTTTAAAATTGATTGCTGATCTCAACCTAACGGACTATATATCACATGTCGTTGATTTTCAGGGACCGAGCAACTTCGGCAGCACAATTTGCTGGATTGCACTCTACCCTGAAACAAGATATTCACACAAAGATGCTTACCAGTTATTCACTCGATTGGCAAAAAAATCTGATGCTGGTCGCATGGCAGGGCACGCACTTAAAAAACATGAGCCAAACGATCTCTCCATCGTCAACAGCTATGATGATATCAGGGGCAAGCTCAAGTCAATAAGAGAGAATACAATAACCCTCAACAACCAATTCCGGAACTATTTCAAACTTTCCCCTGGCCCTCAGGCATTTCAATGGGAGTCATTTTTGAACGAAGGCGAAGCAGCCATTAGCTTCATCGACGCAGACCTGAATTCATTTTCAACCCGAGAGGAGTTCCTGCAAGCATCGGATACTTCTTCATATGGAAAAAACAGTGCGGCTTTAAGTGCCTGGTTATTTAAACAGGCCAGGATCAACGATCTCATCTTTGCAACACAAGGAGTGAATACCGTTGTTGGAATTGGAATTATTGACGGCGACTACTACTATCAGGAGGATGAAGCCGAATACAAGCACCGCAGAAAAGTTACTTGGATAACTGACAAGTTATTCCAGTATAAATCGCGCGATTTTAATAATTATCGAAATCTATTTAAGCCGGACATTTTCGGCCCCACCAGAGTCTGGGAGTACGTCTTAGACAGCTATATCCGACTCTATCCGGATTTGAAAGAAGTTTTTGATAAGCATGACCTCCCTTACCATGCACCATCATCAGGCCCTGTGAAAGAACCTCGGCCTGAGGATGAACCGAGAGAAAACGGGAATGAAGAACTTGAAGAGTTACAATCAGAGAACTTTTGGTGGCTAAACGCCAATCCTAATATTTGGTCTATAAGTGATTGCGAAGTTGGGACCGTGCAGACCTATACGGCCAGAAATGAAAAAGGAAACAAACGTAGAATTTATAAATATTTCGAAGCTGTTCAGCCAAGCGATCTGGTAATCGGATATGAAAGCAGTCCGGTTAAACAGATAATTGGCCTGTTTCAGATTACCAAGCCACTGCATAGCACCGAGGACGAAGGTGAGGTCATCGAGTTTGAACTGATTGACAAATTGAATATTCCGGTCCAATGGGTAGAACTGCTAAATAATCCAGCACTGGAGAACTGTGAGGTTTTCAAGAACAACCAAGGCAGTCTTTTCAAACTGAGTGAGGATGAATTTGACATCATCCGGGAAATGATGGACAACAAAAATATTGTCACTGTTCGGGAGGAGCAAAAGTCAAAAATCAGGCCCTATGTTTATGAACAGGATCCGGACAAACCATTCTTGTCCACATCACAGTTTGAAAAAATCACAAGACTGCTGAAAAGAAAGAAAAATATCATATTACAAGGTCCTCCGGGTACCGGGAAAACATTTCTTGCAAAAAAACTCGCTTATCACATCATAGGAAGGATCGACGATACCAGCATCGAAATGGTACAGTTCCATCAGTCTTACAGTTACGAGGACTTCATCCAGGGATTACGTCCGAGCAAGAAGGGCGGTTTTATTTTGAAGAATGGTGTTTTCTACAACTTCTGCCAGAAAGCCCACGCTCATCCAAAACGAAAGTTTTTTTTCATTATAGACGAAATCAACCGCGGCAATCTCAGCAAGATATTTGGTGAGTTGCTCATGCTAATAGAGCCGGACAAAAGAGATAAAAAACACTCCCTTAAACTAACCTACTCCGATGATGATCTTGACTTTTTCTTTGTCCCCGAGAATGTACACATTATTGGCACCATGAATACAGCAGACCGGTCCCTTGCAATAGTAGATTATGCCTTGAGAAGAAGATTCTCATTTATAAATCTGGTTCCCGTCTTTGATCATAATTTCAAATCATTATTAAAGGAACTAGGGGTGTCCGGCAATTTGATCAACCATATCTGCTACAGGGTACAAAATCTAAATCACGAGATATCAAGGGATGCAAGTCTTGGAGCGGGATTTCAAATTGGTCACAGTTACTTCTGCTCCTACAAACCAGGCCAAAATGAATCTCAGTGGTATACTGATGTAATTGATCACGAAATAAAACCCATGCTCGAAGAAATCTGGTTTGATGATCAGCAAAGAGTTGACAAGCTTGTTAATAATCTTCTGGAGGGCCATGAAAATCCCAATTGA
- the mcrC gene encoding 5-methylcytosine-specific restriction endonuclease system specificity protein McrC codes for MKIPIENIYYLLCYAWNKLDEADRVQVSAKDQARLLDLFARVLINGTRILLKRGIDKAYVNESIEVPGVKGKVEISETYKSGLYLKQRTICSLDEFSIDIITNQILLTTLRTLLKAPELAESHKADVVSLIQMMPDIQTLEVSQKLFKQVRIHRNNRFYSFLINVCQLIYENSLPTEKPGEWQFADFTRDERKMASLFEAFLYNFYRIEYPSWSVGKPHIKWQLESVNDADSEYLPRMETDITIENDQEVIIIDAKYYQESLAGQHGSKKIQTGNLYQLFSYLLNQRDGSSKRQRTRGILIYPTVSYSLDLRYNFDQHPIEIKTVDLNTDWKEVEKQLRIIVCQHHSC; via the coding sequence ATGAAAATCCCAATTGAAAATATCTACTATTTACTCTGCTATGCCTGGAACAAGCTCGATGAGGCGGACAGAGTTCAGGTGTCAGCGAAAGATCAGGCTCGACTGCTGGATCTCTTTGCCCGAGTATTGATTAATGGAACCCGAATACTTCTCAAACGTGGCATCGATAAAGCGTATGTCAATGAATCGATAGAGGTACCCGGCGTCAAGGGCAAAGTAGAGATCAGCGAAACCTATAAATCAGGCCTGTATCTGAAACAACGAACAATATGCAGCTTAGATGAGTTTTCCATCGATATCATCACAAATCAAATCTTACTAACTACTCTTCGAACCTTATTAAAAGCCCCTGAACTTGCTGAGAGTCACAAGGCGGATGTTGTATCATTAATTCAAATGATGCCGGATATTCAGACTCTCGAAGTCAGCCAAAAGTTGTTTAAACAAGTCAGGATTCACAGGAACAACCGTTTTTATTCTTTCCTTATTAATGTCTGTCAGCTCATCTACGAAAACAGCCTCCCAACAGAAAAGCCCGGTGAGTGGCAATTTGCTGACTTTACAAGAGATGAAAGGAAAATGGCCAGTTTATTTGAAGCCTTTCTTTACAATTTCTACAGGATTGAATACCCTTCATGGTCTGTTGGCAAACCCCATATCAAATGGCAATTAGAATCTGTGAATGATGCCGACTCTGAGTACCTGCCTCGAATGGAGACTGACATCACTATAGAAAACGACCAGGAGGTGATCATCATCGACGCTAAATACTACCAGGAATCCCTCGCAGGGCAACACGGCAGTAAAAAGATTCAAACCGGCAACTTATATCAGTTGTTTAGCTACCTTTTGAACCAGAGAGATGGATCAAGCAAAAGACAACGGACACGGGGCATCCTGATTTACCCCACAGTCAGTTATTCTTTAGATTTACGTTACAATTTTGATCAGCACCCTATTGAAATTAAAACCGTTGATCTGAATACAGATTGGAAAGAGGTTGAAAAACAACTGAGAATTATTGTGTGCCAACATCATTCATGCTAA